A single genomic interval of Lathyrus oleraceus cultivar Zhongwan6 chromosome 7, CAAS_Psat_ZW6_1.0, whole genome shotgun sequence harbors:
- the LOC127108272 gene encoding protein IQ-DOMAIN 14 isoform X1, with amino-acid sequence MGKKGSWFSAIKRVFTHHSKGKQDSDNKSLKEKKKGPGKLKHGETNSFIPLFREPSSIEKIFGDFEREQQVLAIRPPTPLERPKTPPFVPPRVASPRPPSPKPPSPRASSPKAPSPRVTSPKAASSRNVHQNKEVSYRPEPTLRNQQASATKIQAFYRGYTARRSFRALKGLVRLQGVVRGQNVKRQTVSAMKHMQLLVRVQSQIQSRRIQMLENQARYQAEFKNDKDAASTFGKLTLGHGSEAGNNEDWDDSLLTKEEVDARLQRKVEAIIKRERTMAFAYSHQLWKATPKSTQTPVTDMRSSGFPWWWNWLERQLPATSNPQEKQVLKNFQLTPPRPYSEQKTSPRPGSSTQRQQHHPFAFDNMDTSTPKSTKSTIFPSSKPSRTPPFRTPQGNSSSMMSKYSRSRAVGSSSPFDVPMKDDDSLTSCPPFSVPNYMASTASAKAKVRASSNPRERFGGGGSSGCVTPTPSNDSKRRVSFPLSQGIGSFKWNKGSLFSNNKDPHASHRTPDKYQESIGNVSVDSTISLPARVGRKPFTRFV; translated from the exons ATGGGAAAGAAAGGGAGTTGGTTTTCAGCAATCAAGAGGGTTTTCACACACCACTCCAAGGGGAAG CAGGATTCGGATAACAAAAGTTTAAAAGAGAAGAAGAAAGGTCCGGGTAAACTAAAGCATGGAGAGACGAATTCTTTCATACCGCTCTTCAGGGAGCCGAGCAGCATTGAGAAAATATTTGGCGACTTCGAAAGAGAGCAACAAGTGCTTGCAATTAGGCCTCCCACGCCTCTTGAGCGACCCAAAACACCGCCTTTTGTTCCTCCTCGAGTTGCTTCTCCTAGGCCTCCTTCTCCAAAGCCCCCTTCTCCAAGAGCTTCATCTCCGAAGGCTCCTTCTCCACGAGTCACATCTCCCAAAGCTGCATCTTCCCGGAACGTTCATCAGAACAAGGAGGTTAGCTACAGACCTGAGCCGACTTTACGGAACCAACAAGCCTCGGCTACTAAGATTCAGGCTTTTTACAGAGGTTATACG GCGAGGAGGAGTTTTCGAGCTCTTAAGGGTTTGGTAAGGCTTCAAGGAGTGGTGAGAGGACAGAATGTGAAGAGACAGACAGTTAGTGCCATGAAACACATGCAGCTGTTAGTGCGAGTTCAATCTCAGATTCAATCTAGAAGAATCCAGATGCTGGAAAACCAGGCGCGATATCAAGCTGAGTTCAAGAACGATAAGGACGCTGCGAGTACCTTTGGAAAACTGACTTTAGGACATGGT TCTGAGGCAGGTAACAATGAAGATTGGGATGATAGTTTATTGACAAAAGAGGAAGTAGATGCAAGGTTGCAAAGGAAAGTGGAAGCAATCATCAAAAGAGAGAGAACAATGGCGTTTGCATATTCACATCAG TTGTGGAAGGCCACACCGAAATCAACTCAAACGCCGGTGACAGATATGCGATCGAGTGGATTCCCGTGGTGGTGGAACTGGTTGGAAAGACAACTACCTGCAACATCAAATCCACAAGAAAAACAAGTCCTAAAGAATTTCCAACTCACGCCGCCAAGACCATATTCAGAACAAAAGACAAGTCCGAGACCTGGCTCAAGCACTCAAAGGCAACAGCATCATCCTTTTGCCTTCGATAACATGGATACATCCACTCCAAAATCGACAAAATCGACTATCTTTCCATCTTCCAAACCATCTAGAACTCCTCCATTTAGGACTCCCCAAGGAAACAGTTCAAGCATGATGTCGAAATATTCAAGGTCAAGAGCAGTAGGGTCCAGTTCACCTTTCGACGTGCCAATGAAAGACGACGATAGTCTCACAAGCTGTCCGCCATTTTCGGTTCCAAACTACATGGCTTCAACTGCTTCTGCTAAGGCGAAAGTACGCGCTAGTAGTAATCCAAGAGAAAGATTTGGTGGTGGTGGTAGTAGCGGTTGCGTAACTCCAACTCCAAGCAATGATTCAAAACGAAGAGTCTCATTTCCTTTGTCACAAGGAATAGGATCATTCAAATGGAACAAAGGGTCATTGTTCTCTAACAATAAGGATCCTCATGCCTCTCACAGGACACCAGATAAATATCAGGAATCTATCGGAAACGTGAGCGTGGATTCGACGATATCATTACCGGCAAGGGTCGGAAGAAAGCCTTTTACAAGATTTGTGTGA
- the LOC127108272 gene encoding protein IQ-DOMAIN 14 isoform X2 produces the protein MGKKGSWFSAIKRVFTHHSKGKDSDNKSLKEKKKGPGKLKHGETNSFIPLFREPSSIEKIFGDFEREQQVLAIRPPTPLERPKTPPFVPPRVASPRPPSPKPPSPRASSPKAPSPRVTSPKAASSRNVHQNKEVSYRPEPTLRNQQASATKIQAFYRGYTARRSFRALKGLVRLQGVVRGQNVKRQTVSAMKHMQLLVRVQSQIQSRRIQMLENQARYQAEFKNDKDAASTFGKLTLGHGSEAGNNEDWDDSLLTKEEVDARLQRKVEAIIKRERTMAFAYSHQLWKATPKSTQTPVTDMRSSGFPWWWNWLERQLPATSNPQEKQVLKNFQLTPPRPYSEQKTSPRPGSSTQRQQHHPFAFDNMDTSTPKSTKSTIFPSSKPSRTPPFRTPQGNSSSMMSKYSRSRAVGSSSPFDVPMKDDDSLTSCPPFSVPNYMASTASAKAKVRASSNPRERFGGGGSSGCVTPTPSNDSKRRVSFPLSQGIGSFKWNKGSLFSNNKDPHASHRTPDKYQESIGNVSVDSTISLPARVGRKPFTRFV, from the exons ATGGGAAAGAAAGGGAGTTGGTTTTCAGCAATCAAGAGGGTTTTCACACACCACTCCAAGGGGAAG GATTCGGATAACAAAAGTTTAAAAGAGAAGAAGAAAGGTCCGGGTAAACTAAAGCATGGAGAGACGAATTCTTTCATACCGCTCTTCAGGGAGCCGAGCAGCATTGAGAAAATATTTGGCGACTTCGAAAGAGAGCAACAAGTGCTTGCAATTAGGCCTCCCACGCCTCTTGAGCGACCCAAAACACCGCCTTTTGTTCCTCCTCGAGTTGCTTCTCCTAGGCCTCCTTCTCCAAAGCCCCCTTCTCCAAGAGCTTCATCTCCGAAGGCTCCTTCTCCACGAGTCACATCTCCCAAAGCTGCATCTTCCCGGAACGTTCATCAGAACAAGGAGGTTAGCTACAGACCTGAGCCGACTTTACGGAACCAACAAGCCTCGGCTACTAAGATTCAGGCTTTTTACAGAGGTTATACG GCGAGGAGGAGTTTTCGAGCTCTTAAGGGTTTGGTAAGGCTTCAAGGAGTGGTGAGAGGACAGAATGTGAAGAGACAGACAGTTAGTGCCATGAAACACATGCAGCTGTTAGTGCGAGTTCAATCTCAGATTCAATCTAGAAGAATCCAGATGCTGGAAAACCAGGCGCGATATCAAGCTGAGTTCAAGAACGATAAGGACGCTGCGAGTACCTTTGGAAAACTGACTTTAGGACATGGT TCTGAGGCAGGTAACAATGAAGATTGGGATGATAGTTTATTGACAAAAGAGGAAGTAGATGCAAGGTTGCAAAGGAAAGTGGAAGCAATCATCAAAAGAGAGAGAACAATGGCGTTTGCATATTCACATCAG TTGTGGAAGGCCACACCGAAATCAACTCAAACGCCGGTGACAGATATGCGATCGAGTGGATTCCCGTGGTGGTGGAACTGGTTGGAAAGACAACTACCTGCAACATCAAATCCACAAGAAAAACAAGTCCTAAAGAATTTCCAACTCACGCCGCCAAGACCATATTCAGAACAAAAGACAAGTCCGAGACCTGGCTCAAGCACTCAAAGGCAACAGCATCATCCTTTTGCCTTCGATAACATGGATACATCCACTCCAAAATCGACAAAATCGACTATCTTTCCATCTTCCAAACCATCTAGAACTCCTCCATTTAGGACTCCCCAAGGAAACAGTTCAAGCATGATGTCGAAATATTCAAGGTCAAGAGCAGTAGGGTCCAGTTCACCTTTCGACGTGCCAATGAAAGACGACGATAGTCTCACAAGCTGTCCGCCATTTTCGGTTCCAAACTACATGGCTTCAACTGCTTCTGCTAAGGCGAAAGTACGCGCTAGTAGTAATCCAAGAGAAAGATTTGGTGGTGGTGGTAGTAGCGGTTGCGTAACTCCAACTCCAAGCAATGATTCAAAACGAAGAGTCTCATTTCCTTTGTCACAAGGAATAGGATCATTCAAATGGAACAAAGGGTCATTGTTCTCTAACAATAAGGATCCTCATGCCTCTCACAGGACACCAGATAAATATCAGGAATCTATCGGAAACGTGAGCGTGGATTCGACGATATCATTACCGGCAAGGGTCGGAAGAAAGCCTTTTACAAGATTTGTGTGA